The nucleotide sequence tCGAATTTGCctctccttctattcctctcctttcctttcttttgcttgaggacaagaaaacctctaagtttggtgtgtttttcgtgatcactaagctaagattcactaagatcatggctcctaagggaaaacaaaccacttcaagaggcaagaaagagaacactcccaaaccactttggaatcaggagaggttcttaaccaaagaacatgcagaccattaccacaaaataatgggtctaaggtcagtgatcccagaagttatattcgatctgaaagaagacgaatatccggagatccaagagcagattcgaaacaggggatgggaaattctagctaaccCTGAGACAAAAGTAGTAGAAACATGGtttaggaattctactcaaatctgtggcaaacagattagcagagaatgactggaatcgccttctatacctttcgaaccatggtcagagggaagattatttacttccacctggacaaaataagagagatcttcaagctgcctcaactataagatgatccagaatcctttaataggagaatggtgagattaGATAAGTGcttagaccaagttctagaggacatatgcatccctggaaccaagtggataaccaactcaaatcgtatcccaaaccaactcaagagagaagatctcaaaccaattgctaggggctggctggacttctttgggcgttctatactgcccaccagcaaccgctctAAAGTCACTGTAAAAAAACCGGTGATGATCCGCTGCATTATGCTAGGAAATGAAGTGGAGATTCaccatctgatttcttgtgagctttacacaattgcaaacaagaactccactgacgtcaaattggcttacccaagcctaatctctctgttatgtaaagatgctggggtaaagatgagagtggatgagtatatctcagtcgatcacccaatcaccaaaaagtcaatagaaggacaacaagtgcaagataactccatagACACCCCACAGATTAAAGGAACAtcaatctcccaaaataaaggttgttgagtcctaatcttaactctgtgataacttttgttagTAGAGATccattttaagagtcatttatttttatgtttttaattttctgtcttctattattattggtctgcttttatgtttattttaagtcttattttaatttcatgattaataaaatttagagtttataccttaaagctatgaatgtcctatgaatccatcacttttcttaaatgaaaaataattttaattacaaaagaacaagaagtacatggtttcaaattatatcttgaaaatagtttaattattttgatgtggtggcaacactttttgttttctgaatgaatgcttgaacaatgcataatttttgaatttgttgtttatgaatgttaaaattgttggctcttgaaagaatgatgaaaaaggagaaatgttattgataatctgaaaaatcataaaattgattcttgaagcaagaaaaagcattgaaatgcttgcaaaaaaaagagagaataaaagcaagcagaaaaagccaatagccctttaaaccaaaaggcaagggtaaaaaaaaaggatccaaggctttgagcattaatggataggagggcctaaaggaataaaatcctggcctaagcggctaaaccaagttgtccctaaccatgtgcttgtggcgtgaaggtgtcaagtgaagagcttgagactaagcggttaaattCATGGtttaaagcaaaaagagtgtgcttaagagttctggacacctctaattggggactctagcaaagctgagtcacaatctgaaaaagttcacccagttatgtgtctgtggcatttatgtatccggtggtaatactggaaaataaaatgcttagggtcacggccaagactcataaagtaactgtgttcaagaatcaacatactgaaataggagaatcaataatactatctgaattctgagttcctatagatgccaatcattctgagcttcaacggataaagtgagatgccaaaactgttcagaagcaaaaagctactagtcccgctcatctaattggaactaagtttcattgatattttggaatttatagtatattctcttctttttatcctaatttattttcagttgcttgaggacaagcaacaatttaagtttggtgttgtgatgagcggataatttatacgctttttggcattatttttaggtagtttttagtaggatttagctgctttttagtatatttttattagtttttatgcaaaaatcacatttctagactttactatgagtttgtgtgtttttctatgatttcaggtatttttttactgaaattgagggacctgagcaaaaatctgattcagaggctgaaaaaggactgcagatgctattggattctgacctccctgcactcgaaatagattttctggagctacagaagcccaattggcacgctctcaattgagttagaaagtagacatcctgggcttttcagaaatatataatagtccatactttgtctaaGTTGAGATCACGCAAATTAGCGTTTAACaacaactttctaccctattctggcgttaaacgccagaactggcataaaagttggagttaaatgcccaaactggcacaaaagctggagttaaatgccaggagtagcctatgcacgtgaaagcttcaatgctcagcccaaacacacaccaagtaggccccggaagtatatttctgcactatctatcttagtttactcattttctgtaaacctaggtcactagttaagtataaaaactacttttagagacttactatggacctcatgacattttttacatctgaattttgtatcttctacggcatgagtctctaaactccatggttgggggtgaggagctctgctgtgtttcgatggattaatgcaattactactgtttctcattcaatcacgcttgtttctattctaagatattcattcgcacttcaacatgatgaatgtgatgatccgtgacactcatcatcattctcaacctatgaacgcgtgcctgacaaccacttccgtccTACCTTaggttgaatgtatatctcttgggtacctggttcacgagtttgactgcctctcctgacaacagagcattcaaatccgtgagatcagagtcttcgtgatataagctagaatcaattgacaTCATttctgagatccaaaaagtctaaaccttatctgtggtattccgagtaggatccgggaagggatgattgtgacgagcttcagactcatgaatgttgggcgcagtgacagtgtgcaaaaggatccatggatcctattccaacattagtgagaaccgacagatgattagccatgtacatggaccctttttactgagaggacggctggtagccattgacaacgatgatccaccaacatacagcttgccatggaaggagacctgcgtgcgtgaagaagaagacagtaggaaagcaaaaattcagaagacagagcatctccaatacctcaacctgttctccattactgcataacaagtattatttaatccatgttcttttactcattcctattaaaaattgagaattattattgatatcctgactaagagttacaagataactatagcttgcttcaagccgacaatctccgtgggatcgacccttactcacggaaggtattacttggacgacccagtgcaattGCTGGTCAGCTggacggagttgtgtgaaaagtgtgcgatcacgattcTGTGTACCagtgatcgtggatcgcttaaccaaatccgctcattttctgcctatccaaGTGAACTGCTCTATGGAAGAGTTAGCGAGGTTGAATATCAAagagatagtaaggttgcatggtgtgccttcaagcataGTGTCGGACCGAGATCCCCGATTCACATCGAGGTCTTAGGGAGCTTTCCAAAGAGCCTTCGGTACGAAGCTATGTCTCAGTACTGCCTATCATCCACAGACGGATGGACAGTCAgaaaggactattcagacgtTGGAGGATATGCTCAgacaatgttctgaaaaccgatTCGGTCAAACCGTGAACCGGACCCAAAAATGATTCGGTCAATCAGTAAAACCGCAAAATATGAAAACCAAAATTGAACCAGTAAACCGGCCGATAACCGATCGATTGAACCGAACCGTAATCCAGCCGGGTTTTTGGCTGGCAACAAAACGTTGCCGTTTCCAAGGTTCTGAAACCCTAAATGGCTAAATCAGTTACCAAATCCCTAATTGCCTTCTCATTCATCGAGCTTCACTGAAGCTGCTTCAGAGGTGAGAACGCCTCAGTGCCTCACTGCCTCACTCTCACACAGGTCGAGCCACCGCCGTCGAGTCACCGCAGCAGCCGTCGAGAACTGAGAACGCCTCACTCTCACACAGGTCTAGCCACCACCGTCGAGCCACCGCAGCAGCTGTCGAGAACTGAGAATGCCTCACTCTCACCGTCGTCCCTTTGCTGTCTCCCATTCTCCCTGTTGCATGTTCTGTTGAAGCCTTGAAGGTGCCTTCGAGCTTCTAGAGTTCCaggtaatattttttttagttatggcTGTTTGATTCCTGATGAGTTTgattgagtatttttttttttgaatctttGATTTTTTGAAGCTCTGTGACAGTCGCATGATGAACACCGAAATTGTAAACTTTGAAACTCTGTCtccctattttatttttctttgaattgTGTTGTGTGAAACTGTGAACTGATTCAACTGATCCTGCTAAACTGAATTGTGAACGTTGGTTAATAATTGTTGTTTACTGATTACTGAAACTGAActgattttgctttgtttactgaactggattttgttgtttgttgaataattgtgaataattttgaataattttgaattttgtctGTTCGCCGCTAGCTCTGCATTCTTCCCTGTCTTCCACTAACCCTAGGTATAAATCTAATTTGttgtaataataattgttgaaaCATGATTAATTGTTGGTTCTAAACCTTGCTGTTGATTACTTGAAGCATGAATAATTATTGTTGATTAATTTTTTGGTACTGATTGCTTGAAACATTATTAAAGGATTAGTTGTTGAAGCTGATTGCTTGAAGCATTATTAAAAATAACAAGTTTGTTTTTGGAGAATTTCTTGATTCCTCTTACAAAGATTCTACAAGATAAATTTGAAATGGAATTGTTTGTTTTTATGTTTCCATATACATATTTATTATGCCATTAAACATGTTCATGAATTGGACAATTTCTGCAGAAAAACTTAGTAAAGAATAAATAACTTCAACTTAACAGGATTGAACACCTTTATCTGCAGGTTTGAGGGGCCATCGAAACATGCAAGATCTTTTTCCAAATATTTTGCTAGACCTATATGATTAGCCTTCTCTCTTACATTTCTTTTTAGTGCACTACTATGACAAACCTCAGAAGCATGTTGAAGGAGTTCCCTATACAGATATCCCGTTTTTCTCTTAGGGCAATATAGACAAGTGAAGGTCTCATATGATATTCTCACAATGTGAATTCCCTTCTTGAGCTCTTCATAAGATTCATCTACATACCATGAACGTATTTGAGGTGCACTTGCACTAGTATCCGTGTTAGATGTGGAGCAATGAGCCATTACAATTTCTTCCAGCCAAGGTATTATAATAACTGAAACACAGATATTAACACTAGAACAGTGTACAGATGGTTGCCATTTTGGTTTATCTATCGCTtccatgaaaaaataaaaaaataaatattgtggcaaatttcttcaaaaaattctccaatttaatcaaatttaatgtgtttatttatatttatttattattttattataaaacagtttTTTCAGTTCAACCAtggtcgaaccggttgaacctatgaaccagtgaaccagaAAGTAGAGTGGTTCGATGATCGGTTCCGTTTTCAGAACCTTGTGCTCAGAGCGTGTGTATTGGATCAACCCAGGAGTTGGGATCCTTACATGCCtttggtggagtttgcgtacaacaacagctttcatgcgagcattgggatggctccgtataAGGGTTTGTATGAACGGAAGTGCTAgtctccactttgttggtatgaattTGGTGAAGCAAGTGTCTTGGATCCTGATGTAatagcagagactactgagaacaTTAAGAAGATTCGTGCAAGGATTCTAACTGCTCAGAGTCCACAGAAGAGTTATGCGGATCAGAGAAGGAAACCATTGGATGTTGAGATAGGAGAACATGTACTTCTAAGGGTTACACCgacaactgggattggaagagcaatcaTGACCAACAAGTGGAATCCGACATTCATAGGACAGTTCGACATCCTGAGGCGGTTCAAGCCGGTGGCGTACCAAGTAACTTTGCCACCTTACCTATCTACCTTACATGtcgtattccacgtgtcacaactcTGTAAGTACACATCGGATGCGACTCATGTGTTAGAGCCTGAGTCGGTTGAGTTGAGGGAGATCTTGACATTCCAGGTGACACCGGTGAGGATTGATGATACCAGTGTGAAGAAGCTGCGAGGGAAGGAAGTTTCATTCGTTAAGGTTGCTTGGAAGAGAGCAGGAGTtgaagagcatacttgggaaATTGGGATCCGAGAGGCGAAAGGATTATCCCGAGCTtttctcaggtaattcaaattttgagggcaaaatttcttatttggtggggagaatatAAGAACTGTAACTAATCAACCAGTTAATTAAATGATTATATTGCCCGAATTAGATTCCAGAgctagagtgagaatttgagaatttaaaggtgatttttggactcagtgggtctttctgagtcagaaaatgtgttctCTGCGAAAAACCATGAAAAACCGCAAatcggcagttgaaccggttcaagtctgtccGGTACAGcacaagaaaaagtgaaaaccgtcaaaaaccttagaaaaacattagaaatagaaaaccggtcgttgattttaaaggtttggcccagcgctaaaaacgctaacaggttggACTGGGCCTAAGTTGggtccaagcccaacatataaaaggttcattaatgaacccatcTCAGCCACATTCACCCTCATAACATAAACAGAACAGCAACTGAGGTGAGGAGAGAGGTGAGAGCTCTCCACCATTGTTACTATTCACTATCGtcttctcaagctcatatcttgagctacaaagctccgaTCACCACACTGTTTGCGGCTACgcattccttgtgaagagctctataaTACCCATCCAAGAAACTGGAGAGGTAACACAAAATCTTCTCAGTTCTTGTcatcaaatttttaagttttagTGTTTTTGGCTAagtgaggttttgtgattttggatatttaggtttgctctaatccttgcttagcattggattGTGGCTATCAAATCTATTGGAAAAAGTAAGGGACATTAAACCCTTGTGAAATTTCAAGTTTgatggaaccctaggttgatttttgatggtttatgcatatatagtttgattattgtgagtttgggagcTATTGGAACCTATTGATGCTTGTTgaagtggaattgaaagcttggtttGGAGTTGAGGGCTTGTTTGTGCTCATTTTGGGTTTTGGTGCGTATAGGGAATCGGCCAATGTAtgatttcggttttctctatgtagtatataatattcatggacacttaggctagtgacccataggatagttttgaatttaaatggttgttgagttgttAAAAGATGGTATGTGGtgatttatgatgaattaatgattgttGAGTATGATTATGGTGAATGATGgtaatatgatgatgatgattgattgtAAATTGAAATGGCATGATGATGATATAGGTGAtgttgaaattgatgatttggtGGTGTGGTTGTAAAAATGTGAtatattgatgttgatgttgGAGATGATGAGACGTGAATAGAAATGTGGTAAACTTGGTGTAATTGTGAAATATAAGTGTGGATTTTGATGAACAagggagtttggaatggtttggtaTTGTTTTAGTTGGTTTGAGATATAAAAGTTGAGAAAATTGGTAAATTGGGG is from Arachis ipaensis cultivar K30076 chromosome B01, Araip1.1, whole genome shotgun sequence and encodes:
- the LOC107605480 gene encoding uncharacterized protein LOC107605480, which translates into the protein MAPYKASVLDPDVIAETTENIKKIRARILTAQSPQKSYADQRRKPLDVEIGEHVLLRVTPTTGIGRAIMTNKWNPTFIGQFDILRRFKPVAYQVTLPPYLSTLHVVFHVSQLCKYTSDATHVLEPESVELREILTFQVTPVRIDDTSVKKLRGKEVSFVKVAWKRAGVEEHTWEIGIREAKGLSRAFLR